In the Mycobacteriales bacterium genome, one interval contains:
- the rpmG gene encoding 50S ribosomal protein L33 gives MAATDVRPKITLACTECKNRNYITRKNRRNDPDRIELKKFCPTCRTHQPHRETR, from the coding sequence GTGGCCGCCACCGACGTCCGCCCGAAGATCACGCTGGCGTGCACCGAGTGCAAGAACCGCAACTACATCACGCGGAAGAACCGGCGGAACGACCCGGACCGCATCGAGCTGAAGAAGTTCTGCCCGACGTGCCGGACGCACCAGCCGCACCGCGAGACCCGCTAG